One Flagellimonas sp. CMM7 genomic region harbors:
- a CDS encoding DUF2306 domain-containing protein: protein MAGITRNKIAWIVFAFLAIGVGLYPLIYWFAADKFGILNSKTAELLANEVWNIGFYGHITFGGLALISGWSQFSKKLRSKNLSLHRNLGKFYVLSVLIGGICGVYIAFFATGGLITSLGFLCLGIIWLYTTLKAYFAIRAKDLALHQGMMIYSYAACFAAVTLRIWLPLLTMAFGEFLIAYKIVAWLCWVPNMIFAFFWVKRKGMNLV, encoded by the coding sequence ATGGCGGGTATCACAAGAAATAAAATAGCATGGATAGTGTTTGCCTTTTTAGCAATAGGGGTTGGGCTTTATCCCTTGATATATTGGTTCGCGGCTGATAAATTTGGTATTTTAAATAGTAAAACGGCCGAACTATTGGCAAACGAAGTTTGGAATATTGGTTTCTATGGCCATATTACTTTTGGTGGTTTGGCACTTATAAGCGGGTGGTCTCAGTTTAGTAAAAAGCTTCGTTCCAAAAACTTAAGTTTACATCGTAACCTGGGAAAATTTTATGTTCTTTCTGTTTTGATAGGAGGGATCTGTGGTGTTTACATTGCTTTTTTTGCTACCGGAGGCCTTATTACTTCATTGGGGTTTCTTTGTTTGGGAATAATATGGCTATACACGACACTAAAGGCATATTTTGCCATTAGGGCAAAAGATTTAGCGCTCCATCAAGGAATGATGATTTACAGTTATGCCGCTTGTTTTGCGGCTGTAACACTTCGCATATGGCTACCACTTTTAACAATGGCCTTTGGAGAATTCCTAATAGCCTACAAGATAGTAGCTTGGCTTTGCTGGGTTCCTAACATGATATTTGCCTTTTTCTGGGTAAAAAGAAAGGGGATGAATCTAGTTTAG
- a CDS encoding VOC family protein, with protein sequence MQNVTPFHIAIPVHNLDECRSFYRDILDCEEGRSSDHWVDFNLFGHQLVIHYKPKSNVELHTNAVDGKNVPVPHYGVVLPWDLFQSFSKTLKTKGVEFIIEPYIRFEGEVGEQATMFFLDPAGNALEFKSFKDMNQLFAK encoded by the coding sequence ATGCAAAACGTCACTCCTTTTCACATTGCCATTCCCGTTCACAATCTTGATGAATGTAGAAGCTTTTATAGAGATATTTTAGATTGTGAAGAAGGACGAAGCAGCGATCATTGGGTAGATTTCAACTTGTTTGGTCACCAACTGGTGATTCACTACAAACCAAAATCCAATGTGGAACTTCACACCAATGCCGTAGATGGCAAAAATGTACCTGTCCCACATTATGGAGTTGTTTTACCTTGGGATTTGTTTCAGTCTTTTTCGAAAACACTTAAAACCAAAGGTGTTGAGTTCATTATTGAACCTTATATTCGATTTGAAGGTGAGGTTGGAGAACAGGCCACCATGTTCTTTCTGGACCCTGCAGGTAATGCATTGGAATTTAAGTCTTTTAAGGATATGAATCAATTGTTTGCCAAGTAA
- a CDS encoding DUF1080 domain-containing protein produces MKKNTILILLVLIASCKKNIKNQTTVLNETENTTELDEWIYLFDGTSTEGWRAYNGDSLPPGWVVEDSTLTFDTELGLEQDYKGGTDIIYGAEEFDNFELYLEWKLPEGGNSGIFYHLKEGYDGPPEVSPEYQLIDDENYARIHDLTDYNTSLGYTDKPEELKPLQRTASDYAMHPADSIKKILNPVGEWNSSKIVFTPERVEHWLNGEMLLSFVPWDEAWYEKKNSDKWKNSADYGKYKTGFIGLQDHSSPIWFRNIKVKKL; encoded by the coding sequence ATGAAAAAAAATACAATTCTAATTTTGTTGGTGCTAATAGCTTCTTGTAAAAAGAACATTAAAAACCAAACAACTGTATTAAATGAGACTGAAAATACCACCGAACTTGATGAATGGATTTATCTTTTTGACGGCACAAGTACAGAAGGTTGGAGAGCGTACAACGGAGATTCCCTTCCACCGGGATGGGTGGTTGAGGACAGTACATTGACTTTTGATACTGAACTGGGGCTTGAACAAGATTATAAAGGAGGCACGGATATTATTTATGGTGCCGAGGAGTTTGATAATTTTGAGTTATACCTTGAATGGAAATTGCCTGAGGGAGGTAATAGCGGTATTTTTTACCACCTTAAAGAAGGATATGATGGTCCGCCGGAAGTTTCACCTGAATATCAGCTCATAGACGATGAAAACTATGCCAGAATCCATGATTTAACAGACTATAATACAAGCCTTGGCTATACAGATAAACCTGAAGAATTAAAACCATTGCAGCGAACAGCTTCAGATTACGCAATGCATCCTGCAGATTCGATTAAAAAGATATTAAATCCTGTTGGTGAATGGAATTCTTCCAAAATTGTTTTTACCCCTGAAAGAGTTGAACATTGGCTTAATGGCGAAATGTTGCTATCTTTTGTTCCGTGGGATGAAGCATGGTACGAAAAGAAAAATTCGGACAAATGGAAAAACAGTGCGGATTACGGAAAATATAAAACTGGATTCATTGGTTTGCAGGATCACTCCAGCCCTATCTGGTTCAGAAACATAAAAGTTAAAAAATTATAA
- a CDS encoding Gfo/Idh/MocA family protein, giving the protein MKKREFLKTAAVASSLALMPSGTWAFSGNKRLRTAHIGVGNMGFEDLKAISSHKLVDVVALCDVDSNNLEAAKKIHSKAKTFSDYREMLREMSDDIDAVIVSTPDHTHAPASMMAMDMGKPVYCQKPLTHHVSEARAMRKLATEKNLITQMGIQVHSFYDYKLATLLIQSGIIGKVHTVRAWSPKDWGYNGQAPSGSDPIPETLDWNLWLGTAAERPYKKDYYHPGNWRKLMDYGCGTLGDMGVHIFDTPYNALQLDVPLTIKNECRQPTGFGFPEKNMVTYEFPGTKYTADKLKWVWYDGPGAPKMHKDLELPNSVDHSQKNEEVENDDDQAMEDKMSLDTKEAMDGVLPDQGAMFIGEKGRLLLPHFMQLPKKIVDGKYVDISTEIAAVEKANNMGKPIRDYDSEGPKHYHQFVDACLGNDNCTAPFSYSARLTETILLGVIAGRFPNKTLHWDNETARFSEEEANQYLESPYRDF; this is encoded by the coding sequence ATGAAAAAAAGAGAGTTTTTAAAAACTGCAGCTGTTGCATCATCATTGGCGTTAATGCCATCGGGAACTTGGGCTTTTTCTGGAAATAAACGTTTAAGAACTGCGCATATTGGTGTAGGGAATATGGGTTTTGAAGATTTAAAGGCAATTTCATCCCATAAATTGGTGGACGTTGTGGCGCTTTGCGATGTGGACTCTAACAACTTGGAAGCGGCAAAAAAGATTCATTCAAAAGCTAAGACATTTTCAGATTATAGAGAAATGCTAAGAGAGATGAGTGATGATATCGATGCCGTTATTGTGTCTACACCAGATCATACACATGCCCCAGCTTCTATGATGGCTATGGATATGGGTAAGCCAGTATATTGTCAAAAACCGCTAACGCATCACGTATCTGAAGCAAGAGCAATGCGTAAACTGGCCACTGAAAAGAACTTGATTACCCAAATGGGCATTCAGGTACACTCTTTTTATGACTACAAATTGGCCACTTTGTTGATTCAATCTGGAATCATTGGTAAAGTACATACGGTAAGAGCATGGTCTCCCAAGGATTGGGGGTACAATGGCCAGGCTCCTTCAGGTAGTGATCCCATTCCGGAAACCTTGGATTGGAATCTTTGGTTGGGTACCGCCGCAGAAAGACCTTATAAAAAAGATTATTATCATCCTGGAAACTGGAGAAAGTTGATGGATTATGGTTGTGGTACTTTGGGAGATATGGGAGTACATATTTTTGATACCCCGTACAATGCCCTTCAGTTGGATGTACCACTCACTATTAAAAACGAATGTAGGCAACCAACAGGATTTGGCTTTCCGGAGAAGAATATGGTTACATATGAATTTCCTGGTACAAAATACACAGCTGATAAATTAAAGTGGGTTTGGTATGATGGTCCTGGTGCCCCAAAAATGCATAAGGATCTTGAATTGCCCAATTCAGTTGATCATTCGCAGAAAAATGAAGAAGTTGAAAATGATGATGATCAAGCTATGGAAGATAAAATGTCACTGGATACTAAAGAAGCTATGGATGGAGTATTACCAGATCAAGGTGCTATGTTCATAGGAGAAAAAGGGCGTTTGTTATTACCACACTTTATGCAACTGCCAAAGAAGATTGTTGATGGAAAATATGTAGACATATCAACGGAAATTGCAGCGGTGGAGAAAGCAAATAATATGGGTAAACCCATACGTGATTACGATTCCGAAGGTCCAAAACACTACCATCAGTTTGTGGATGCGTGTTTGGGCAATGATAATTGTACAGCACCTTTCTCTTATTCTGCAAGATTAACGGAAACCATATTGTTAGGCGTTATTGCAGGTCGTTTTCCTAATAAAACGTTGCATTGGGATAATGAAACTGCACGATTTTCTGAAGAAGAAGCAAATCAGTATTTAGAATCACCGTATAGGGATTTTTAA
- a CDS encoding alpha/beta hydrolase — protein MKKLIAKILPLAYGQYFNLHALLAPQKTAHKAFNLFCTVRKGRVLPQQEAYLDKAKNGVESAAGHKLQSYHWPGKKETVLLVHGWESNTFRWRNLIHKLQDADFNIIAFDAPSHGYSTGKILYVPLYEEALHHMIKKYDPKYLIGHSVGGMTLMYNEYKNPNPNVEKIVTIGAPSEFHEIMEHYQHLLKFNNRVMRALDNYILKRFGFKIHDFSASKFAQSNTKKGLLFHDRLDAIAPYHASKNVSENWKGSTLISTEGLGHSMHQEDVNNQIISFLEA, from the coding sequence ATGAAAAAACTAATTGCCAAAATTCTTCCTCTCGCATATGGTCAATATTTCAACCTGCATGCTCTATTGGCTCCGCAAAAAACCGCTCACAAGGCTTTCAATTTGTTCTGTACCGTTAGAAAAGGGAGGGTTTTGCCTCAGCAAGAGGCATATTTAGATAAAGCCAAGAATGGAGTAGAGTCAGCCGCTGGGCATAAACTACAATCTTATCATTGGCCTGGAAAGAAAGAAACCGTGTTGTTAGTGCACGGTTGGGAAAGCAATACTTTTCGTTGGCGCAATCTTATACATAAACTTCAAGATGCTGATTTTAATATTATAGCGTTTGATGCTCCCTCGCATGGGTATTCTACCGGTAAAATCCTATATGTACCCTTGTATGAGGAAGCACTTCACCATATGATTAAAAAATATGACCCAAAATATCTTATTGGGCATTCCGTAGGGGGCATGACATTGATGTACAATGAGTACAAAAACCCCAACCCCAATGTAGAAAAAATAGTTACTATAGGTGCTCCATCTGAGTTTCATGAAATCATGGAGCATTATCAGCACCTATTAAAATTCAATAATAGGGTAATGAGGGCTTTGGACAACTATATCCTTAAAAGATTCGGTTTTAAAATTCATGATTTCTCAGCATCAAAATTCGCCCAGTCCAATACCAAAAAAGGATTGTTATTTCATGACAGATTAGATGCGATAGCGCCATATCATGCCTCTAAAAATGTAAGTGAAAATTGGAAGGGCAGCACATTGATAAGTACAGAGGGATTAGGGCATTCCATGCACCAAGAAGACGTAAATAACCAAATTATTTCTTTTCTGGAGGCCTAA
- a CDS encoding helix-turn-helix domain-containing protein — protein sequence METVTENQQLRTAKKIEKMFGHIDYKNPPELCPVRDVMSVASDQWSTLIILWLGYFPVLRFNKLKKFVYGISNKVLSQRLKVLEADGYISRKAFPEVPIRVEYSLTDFGKTYVEKLLELTEWMQTNSPKVLANREKYGLF from the coding sequence ATGGAAACTGTTACTGAAAATCAGCAGCTTAGAACTGCTAAAAAAATTGAAAAAATGTTTGGGCATATTGATTACAAAAACCCACCTGAGCTTTGTCCTGTTCGTGATGTAATGTCAGTTGCTTCTGATCAATGGAGTACATTGATTATTCTTTGGTTGGGTTATTTTCCGGTTTTGCGCTTCAACAAACTTAAAAAGTTTGTCTATGGTATATCTAATAAAGTTTTAAGCCAACGTCTAAAGGTACTGGAAGCCGATGGCTATATTTCTAGAAAGGCATTTCCAGAAGTGCCCATTAGAGTGGAATACAGTCTCACTGATTTTGGAAAAACTTATGTTGAAAAATTACTTGAACTAACGGAATGGATGCAGACCAATAGCCCAAAAGTACTTGCGAATAGAGAAAAATACGGCCTGTTTTAG
- a CDS encoding DUF4440 domain-containing protein — MKTIHFLTIFLAPIFLLAQYDFEPSVEHPFGLPNPKAPKELLDFAPLIGECNCKSETRNPDQTWAEPVDMIWRFKYIMNGMAIQDETLKEDETYSGSIRQFSQDSTRWYVHYYTTRTVSTTLRAWEGNKNEEGKIVLYSEQKAPNGTDGFYRLSFYDIDDKGFKWVGEWVDKTESVVFPTWRIDCSNGKISNTNDSEKNKVVAASRGFSTAFIAQDFDTMANSYTQDAKLIPLGVPIVEGREAIKARWLLGKDTKILSHGMDTSEIKIIGDYAYDYGYYHGTSKKGEEPATSWKGKYVVVWKKEKGTWKMYIDIWNRLKD; from the coding sequence ATGAAAACAATACACTTTCTTACTATCTTCCTAGCTCCCATTTTTTTACTGGCTCAATACGATTTTGAACCTTCTGTAGAACACCCATTTGGATTACCAAATCCAAAGGCACCAAAAGAACTATTGGATTTTGCACCATTGATAGGGGAATGTAACTGCAAGTCTGAAACCCGAAACCCTGATCAGACCTGGGCAGAGCCTGTTGATATGATCTGGCGATTCAAATACATTATGAATGGTATGGCCATTCAAGATGAAACCCTGAAAGAAGATGAAACCTATTCTGGCAGTATTCGTCAATTTAGTCAGGATAGCACAAGATGGTATGTCCATTATTACACGACCCGAACTGTTTCCACAACATTAAGGGCATGGGAAGGAAACAAAAATGAAGAGGGTAAAATTGTATTGTATAGCGAACAAAAAGCACCAAACGGTACCGATGGTTTTTATAGACTCTCATTTTATGACATTGATGATAAAGGTTTTAAATGGGTTGGAGAATGGGTAGATAAAACTGAATCTGTAGTTTTTCCAACGTGGAGAATTGATTGTTCAAATGGTAAAATATCCAATACCAATGACAGTGAAAAAAATAAAGTAGTTGCCGCTTCCAGAGGTTTCTCAACCGCTTTTATCGCCCAAGATTTTGATACAATGGCAAACAGTTACACTCAGGATGCCAAACTCATTCCGTTAGGAGTTCCAATAGTAGAGGGAAGAGAGGCCATTAAAGCACGTTGGCTGTTAGGAAAGGACACTAAGATCCTATCTCATGGTATGGATACATCAGAAATAAAAATTATAGGGGATTATGCCTATGATTATGGATACTACCATGGTACCAGTAAAAAAGGAGAAGAACCTGCGACCAGTTGGAAAGGAAAATATGTCGTTGTTTGGAAAAAAGAGAAAGGCACCTGGAAAATGTATATTGATATATGGAACAGGCTTAAAGACTAA